One stretch of Brachyhypopomus gauderio isolate BG-103 chromosome 8, BGAUD_0.2, whole genome shotgun sequence DNA includes these proteins:
- the trnt1 gene encoding CCA tRNA nucleotidyltransferase 1, mitochondrial isoform X1 codes for MWGRIFWSSGVVNRVCFTWSQRYLFTMQLKTKEFESLFTDGLNSIADIFKKHQFELRIAGGAVRDLLSGKRPEDVDFATTATPEQMKTMFSAAGIRMINNKGEKHGTITARLHNENFEVTTLRVDIQTDGRHAEVEFTTDWQKDAERRDLTINSMFLGLDGTLYDYFQGYEDLQSRKIRFVGNAALRVQEDYLRILRYFRFYGRIVSEPGQHDPETLEAIRENARGLAGISGERIWVELKKMVVGSHASHLLELIYELDLPQYIGLPAEGSLEEMSRVCQRVQGSSPKPMTVLSALFRGPDDVEKLDLRLKISREEKTLGLFLVKHRRDLVKSKDEHEVLKPYKDFIIDSREPDAQSKVLELLKYQGEGALWAELSRWSIPRFPVSGHDLRRLGITSGKEIGTTLQDLRDVWKKSRYQLSKEDLLRSVHSP; via the exons ATGTGGGGAAGGATATTTTGGAGCTCCGGAGTGGTAAACAGAGTTTGTTTTACGTGGAGTCAGCGATATTTATTCACCATGCAGCTCAAAACCAAGGAGTTTGAGTCATTATTCACCGACGGGTTGAACAGCATAGCAG ATATTTTTAAGAAGCACCAGTTTGAGCTTAGGATCGCTGGAGGGGCGGTGCGGGACCTGCTGTCTGGAAAACGACCCGAAGATGTGGATTTCGCTACTACGGCAACGCCAGAGCAAATGAAGACCATGTTCAGTGCTGCTGGGATAAGGATGATCAACAATAAAGGAGAGAAACATGGGACCATCACTGCTAGG CTGCATAATGAGAACTTTGAGGTGACCACACTGCGTGTGGACATACAGACGGATGGACGACACGCGGAGGTGGAGTTCACCACAGACTGGCAAAAAGACGCTGAACGCCGAGACCTCACCATCAACTCCATGTTTCTTG GTTTGGATGGGACCCTGTACGATTACTTTCAAGGTTATGAGGATCTCCAGAGCAGAAAGATTCGGTTTGTTGGAAATGCTGCACTTAGGGTACAGGAAGACTACCTGCGAATTCTAAGATATTTCAG ATTCTATGGACGTATTGTGTCTGAACCTGGCCAGCACGATCCGGAGACGCTGGAGGCCATCCGGGAGAACGCTCGTGGCCTAGCTGGGATCTCAGGAGAGAGGATCTGGGTGGAGCTGAAGAAGATGGTGGTGGGAAGTCATGCTTCTCACCTGCTGGAGCTCATTTACGAGCTGGACCTGCCTCAGTACATAG GTctgccagcagagggcagtctTGAGGAGATGAGCCGGGTTTGCCAGCGGGTGCAAGGCAGCTCTCCAAAGCCCATGACCGTGCTCTCGGCTCTGTTCCGCGGCCCAGACGACGTGGAGAAGCTCGATCTACGGCTGAAGATCTCCCGAGAGGAGAAGACTCTTGGTCTTTTCCTGGTCAAGCACAGACGAGACCTCGTTAAGAGCAAAGATGAACACGAAGTCCTCAAACCATACAAAGACTTCATCATTGAT AGCCGAGAACCAGACGCCCAGAGCAAAGTGCTGGAGCTGCTGAAGTATCAGGGCGAGGGGGCGCTCTGGGCGGAGTTGAGCCGCTGGTCTATCCCCCGCTTCCCCGTCAGCGGTCACGACCTGCGCAGGCTCGGCATCACATCCGGCAAGGAGATCGGCACCACCCTGCAGGACCTCCGCGACGTCTGGAAGAAGAGTCGCTACCAGCTGAGCAAGGAGGACCTCCTGAGATCCGTCCACAGCCCCTGA
- the avpr2b.1 gene encoding vasopressin V2 receptor, with amino-acid sequence MSHHTFNSSNVSLELHALEDDPRDERLAQVEIALLGIIFLTAAVLNFGLLLVLLRRRKEMSRMRVFVFHLCLADLVVAFFQVCPQLIWDITDRFLGPDLVCRLVKYLQVVGMFASTYMIVVMTLDRYQAVCNPMVTFQRRRRRWNLPVCTAWTISLVGGLPQLFIFSRVQVAPGVFDCWAEFIQPWGLKTYVTWTTLVIFVLPILTVMVCQARICRAVQINLYMKTQQGGCGGHARALPSRASSVAGVSKARIKTVKMTMVIILAYVICWAPFFTVQLWSVWDVHAPTESATFTLLMLLASLNSCANPCIYLLFSGKLPRPLAALCIGQPEGKHLVPEDTTVLSSVYLSLKSSDSR; translated from the exons ATGTCACATCACACTTTTAACTCAAGCAATGTGAGTCTGGAGCTGCACGCGTTAGAAGATGATCCCAGAGACGAGAGGTTAGCCCAGGTAGAAATAGCGCTGCTCGGCATCATCTTCCTCACCGCGGCCGTCCTCAACTTTGGACTCCTGCTGGTTCTCTTGAGGAGGCGAAAAGAAATGTCTCGGATGCGTGTGTTCGTTTTCCACCTGTGTCTGGCGGACCTCGTGGTCGCCTTCTTCCAAGTGTGTCCCCAGCTCATATGGGACATTACGGACCGGTTCCTCGGTCCTGATCTCGTCTGCCGTTTGGTGAAGTATCTACAGGTGGTCGGCATGTTCGCCTCGACGTATATGATCGTGGTCATGACACTGGACCGCTACCAAGCCGTCTGCAACCCCATGGTGACATTtcagaggaggagaaggcgCTGGAACCTCCCGGTGTGCACGGCGTGGACCATCTCCCTCGTCGGAGGTCTTCCTCAACTCTTCATCTTCTCCCGGGTCCAGGTCGCTCCAGGAGTCTTTGACTGCTGGGCCGAGTTCATTCAGCCGTGGGGACTTAAAACCTACGTGACATGGACGACGCTGGTCATCTTCGTCCTGCCCATCCTCACCGTGATGGTGTGTCAGGCGCGCATATGCCGCGCGGTGCAAATCAACCTGTACATGAAAACGCAGCAGGGGGGCTGCGGCGGGCACGCGCGCGCGCTCCCGTCCCGGGCCAGCAGCGTGGCCGGGGTGTCCAAGGCGCGAATAAAGACCGTGAAGATGACTATGGTCATTATCCTCGCCTATGTTATCTGCTGGGCCCCGTTCTTCACGGTCCAGCTGTGGTCCGTGTGGGACGTGCACGCTCCAACTGAAT CCGCGACGTTCACGCTGCTGATGCTGCTGGCCAGTCTGAACAGCTGTGCCAACCCCTGCATCTACCTGCTGTTCAGCGGAAAACTCCCCAGACCACTCGCGGCTTTGTGCATAGGGCAGCCCGAAGGGAAACACCTGGTGCCCGAGGATACAACGGTCCTCAGTTCCGTCTATTTGAGCTTAAAGAGCTCCGACTCTAGGTAA
- the trnt1 gene encoding CCA tRNA nucleotidyltransferase 1, mitochondrial isoform X2 — protein MGPSLLGFHLELLWISFDIYSCDSAGLFIVQLHNENFEVTTLRVDIQTDGRHAEVEFTTDWQKDAERRDLTINSMFLGLDGTLYDYFQGYEDLQSRKIRFVGNAALRVQEDYLRILRYFRFYGRIVSEPGQHDPETLEAIRENARGLAGISGERIWVELKKMVVGSHASHLLELIYELDLPQYIGLPAEGSLEEMSRVCQRVQGSSPKPMTVLSALFRGPDDVEKLDLRLKISREEKTLGLFLVKHRRDLVKSKDEHEVLKPYKDFIIDSREPDAQSKVLELLKYQGEGALWAELSRWSIPRFPVSGHDLRRLGITSGKEIGTTLQDLRDVWKKSRYQLSKEDLLRSVHSP, from the exons ATGGGACCATCACTGCTAGG GTTTCACTTGGAACTTCTCTGGATCTCCTTTGACATATATTCCTGTGACAGTGCTGGTTTATTCATTGTGCAGCTGCATAATGAGAACTTTGAGGTGACCACACTGCGTGTGGACATACAGACGGATGGACGACACGCGGAGGTGGAGTTCACCACAGACTGGCAAAAAGACGCTGAACGCCGAGACCTCACCATCAACTCCATGTTTCTTG GTTTGGATGGGACCCTGTACGATTACTTTCAAGGTTATGAGGATCTCCAGAGCAGAAAGATTCGGTTTGTTGGAAATGCTGCACTTAGGGTACAGGAAGACTACCTGCGAATTCTAAGATATTTCAG ATTCTATGGACGTATTGTGTCTGAACCTGGCCAGCACGATCCGGAGACGCTGGAGGCCATCCGGGAGAACGCTCGTGGCCTAGCTGGGATCTCAGGAGAGAGGATCTGGGTGGAGCTGAAGAAGATGGTGGTGGGAAGTCATGCTTCTCACCTGCTGGAGCTCATTTACGAGCTGGACCTGCCTCAGTACATAG GTctgccagcagagggcagtctTGAGGAGATGAGCCGGGTTTGCCAGCGGGTGCAAGGCAGCTCTCCAAAGCCCATGACCGTGCTCTCGGCTCTGTTCCGCGGCCCAGACGACGTGGAGAAGCTCGATCTACGGCTGAAGATCTCCCGAGAGGAGAAGACTCTTGGTCTTTTCCTGGTCAAGCACAGACGAGACCTCGTTAAGAGCAAAGATGAACACGAAGTCCTCAAACCATACAAAGACTTCATCATTGAT AGCCGAGAACCAGACGCCCAGAGCAAAGTGCTGGAGCTGCTGAAGTATCAGGGCGAGGGGGCGCTCTGGGCGGAGTTGAGCCGCTGGTCTATCCCCCGCTTCCCCGTCAGCGGTCACGACCTGCGCAGGCTCGGCATCACATCCGGCAAGGAGATCGGCACCACCCTGCAGGACCTCCGCGACGTCTGGAAGAAGAGTCGCTACCAGCTGAGCAAGGAGGACCTCCTGAGATCCGTCCACAGCCCCTGA
- the arl6ip5a gene encoding ADP-ribosylation factor-like 6 interacting protein 5a, producing the protein MSRVEVSPLRPWADFFPGSDRFAKPDLHDLPRWNNRVVSNLLYYQTNYLLLAISVFLIVGFTNPISMFTGAAVVASLFYGSVWAGENKAVIKSFKKENPTLFVFLVMVASYLVISLFGGVMVLLLGIKLPLLLIFAHASLRLRNMKNKLENKMESAGLKKTPMGILLEALGQQEENLGKIQDLLETKLKE; encoded by the exons ATGTCTCGGGTGGAGGTATCTCCTCTCCGCCCGTGGGCTGACTTCTTCCCCGGGTCAGATCGCTTCGCTAAACCAGATCTTCACGATCTACCGAGATGGAACAACAGGGTGGTGAGCAACCTGCTGTACTACCAGACCAATTACCTGCTCCTGGCCATCAGTGTGTTCTTAATCGTGGG GTTCACGAACCCCATCAGCATGTTCACCGGTGCGGCTGTGGTAGCGTCGTTATTCTATGGTTCCGTGTGGGCCGGGGAAAACAAAGCGGTGATCAAGAGCTTTAAGAAGGAGAACCCCACACTCTTCGTCTTCCTCGTGATGGTTGCCAGCTACCTGGTCATATCCCTCTTCGGTGGGGTGATGGTGCTCCTGTTGGGGATCAAACTCCCTCTGCTGT TGATCTTCGCCCACGCCTCGTTGCGTCTGCGCAACATGAAAAACAAACTGGAGAACAAGATGGAGAGTGCTGGTCTGAAGAAGACTCCCATGGGGATCCTTCTGGAAGCGCTGGGCCAGCAGGAGGAGAACTTGGGCAAGATTCAGGATCTCCTGGAGACCAAGCTCAAGGAGTGA